Proteins from a genomic interval of Scophthalmus maximus strain ysfricsl-2021 chromosome 22, ASM2237912v1, whole genome shotgun sequence:
- the casd1 gene encoding N-acetylneuraminate 9-O-acetyltransferase, whose product MEEEAADGAGGAPGGAQPPPPPPPHRTAACCHGGAKMAVLAYSLGKREINHHFTIRNAKLIALVVVASLLVFHTASRYHGGGDSCEWLLSRGRYLGENVWQPYGCMMHKYKSIEAKTCLAEKRVAFVGDSRIRQLFYSFIKIIDPEQREDGNKHEDISFEEKSSSLNVDFLWYPEANNSMKERLISWTHESSAKPDVVILGAATWSIKLHSGSSETLQQYKVNLTAIAVHLERLAERGEVYWVLQDPVNEEVLSENRKMITNQKLELYNEAAADVLNSSKRNGRSRVKLLAASRQAALETIAQSDDGLHLPESTRNVGAMVLMNSVCNKLLRPIDGSCCQTLPPPNLLQKMAACFFLGSALVFLVLHVLGNNRHRRPVPPDVESLEEKKPATAAVPFGPKAPFHALCRMGVIMGYFYLCDRADVFMKEQKFYTHSTFFIPLVYIFVLGVFYSENSKETKLLNREQTDEWKGWMQLVILIYHISGASAFIPVYMHVRVLVAAYLFQTGYGHFSFFWLKGDFGLYRVCQVLFRLNFLVLVLCVVMDRAYQFYYFVPLVTFWFVVIYAMLAMWPQILQKKANSSGIWHLGVLAKLLGLLMFICFFAFSQGFFASIFSMWPISNLFELNGSINEWWFRWKLDRFAVIHGMLFAFIYLVLQKRQVLSESKGEALFSGRISNLLLFLSIFSFIIYSIWASSCKTKTECNEMHPYISVVQILAFILIRNIPGYARSIYSSFFAWFGKISLELFICQYHIWLAADTKGILVLIPGNPSLNIMVSTFIFVCVAHEISLITNDLAQVVIPKDSVALLKRLGAVGLLSLVVLLLTRGSQSTPGD is encoded by the exons atggaggaggaggcggcggacgGAGCAGGTGGTGCACCGGGCGGAgcgcagccgccgccgccgccgccgccgcaccgCACAGCTGCTTGTtgtcatggaggagcaaagatGGCGGTCCTGGCCTATAGCCTGGGCAAACGCGAAATAAACCACCACTTCACCATAAGAAACGCCAAACTGATTGCGCTGGTGGTCGTCGCATCGCTGCTCGTGTTCCACACGGCGTCGCGGTACCACGGAG GCGGAGACTCGTGTGAATGGCTGCTGTCCAGAGGACGTTACTTGGGGGAGAACGTATGGCAGCCTTATGGGTGTATGATGCACAAATACAAAAGCAT tgaagccaaaacatgcCTCGCTGAAAAGCGGGTGGCCTTCGTTGGCGATTCGCGAATCCGGCAGCTGTTTTACTCCTTCATCAAAATTATTGACCCCgagcagagagaagatggaAACAAG CATGAGGACATTTCCTTTGAAGAAAAGAGTTCCTCTTTGAATGTG GACTTCCTTTGGTATCCAGAGGCGAATAACTCCATGAAGGAGCGCTTGATATCATGGACACAC GAATCTTCTGCGAAGCCAGACGTTGTCATCCTTGGAGCTGCCACG TGGTCCATCAAGTTgcacagcggcagcagcgagACCCTGCAGCAGTACAAAGTCAACCTTACGGCCATTGCCGTGCATCTTGAGAGGCTGGCTGAACGTGGAGAGGTGTACTGGGTGCTGCAAG ACCCAGTCAATGAGGAGGTGCTGAGCGAGAACAGGAAGATGATCACCAACCAAAAGCTGGAGCTTTACAATGAAGCAGCGGCAGACGTGCTCAACAGCAGTAAGCGCAACGGCAGGTCCCGAGTCAAGCTGCTGGCTGCGTCCCGTCAGGCCGCGCTGGAAACTATCGCCCAGTCAGACGACGGCTTGCACTTACCTGAGAGCACCAGGAATGTG GGGGCCATGGTGCTCATGAACTCCGTGTGCAACAAGCTACTTAGGCCCATTGACGGCTCTTGCTGCCAAACGTTACCACCCCCCAACCTCCTCCAGAAAATGGCAGCATGCTTCTTCCTGGGCTCGGCCCTGGTCTTCCTGGTCCTCCACGTCCTTGGCAACAACCGCCACCGCCGACCCGTACCCCCTGACGTGGAGagcctggaggagaagaagccgGCAACTGCAGCTGTCCCCTTTGGTCCAAAGGCGCCCTTCCATGCGCTCTGCAGGATGGGCGTCATCATGGGCTATTTTTACCTTTGTGACCGAGCCGATGTGTTCATGAAAGAGCAGAAGTTCTACACGCACTCCACGTTCTTCATTCCTCTCGTCTATATATTTGTCCTGGGAGTcttttacagtgaaaacagcaaggag ACCAAATTACTCAACCGAGAGCAAACCGATGAGTGGAAAGGCTGGATGCAGCTCGTCATCCTCATCTATCACATATCTGGTGCCAGTGCT TTCATTCCAGTGTACATGCATGTGCGGGTGCTGGTAGCAGCGTACCTTTTTCAAACCGGCTATGGacacttctcctttttctggCTCAAGGGAGACTTTGGACTGTATCGAGTGTGCCAG GTGCTTTTCCGTCTAAACTTCCTGGTCTTGGTGCTGTGTGTGGTAATGGACAGGGCCTATCAGTTCTATTACTTCGTCCCATTGGTCACCTTCTGGTTTGTCGTCATCTACGCCATGCTAGCCATGTGGCCCCAGATCCTTCAGAAGAAGGCCAACA GTAGTGGTATATGGCACCTTGGGGTCCTGGCGAAGTTACTGGGCCTCCTGATGTTCATATGCTTCTTTGCCTTTTCACAG GGTTTCTTTGCGAGTATCTTCTCCATGTGGCCCATCTCCAATCTCTTTGAGCTGAACGGAAGCATCAACGAATGGTGGTTCAGATGGAAACTGGACCGATTT GCAGTGATACACGGCATGTTATTCGCCTTCATCTATCTGGTGCTGCAGAAGCGCCAGGTGCTGTCAGAGAGCAAAGGAGAAGCTCTATTCTCTGGCAGGATCTCCaacctgctcctcttcctctccatcttctccttcatA ATTTACTCAATATGGGCCAGCAGCTGCAAAACCAAAACGGAGTGCAATGAGATGCATCCTTACATCTCAGTGGTCCAG ATCCTGGCCTTCATTCTTATCAGGAACATTCCTGGCTATGCTCGCTCTATTTATAGCTCATTCTTTGCATGGTTTGGAAAGATCTCCTTGGAG CTGTTCATATGCCAGTACCACATCTGGCTGGCAGCAGACACCAAGGGAATTTTGGTACTGATTCCGGGAAACCCTTCTCTCAACATCATGGTCAGCACcttcatctttgtttgtgtggctCATGAGATTTCCCTAATCACCAACGACCTGGCCCAGGTAGTCATCCCAAAAGACAGCGTGGCCCTGCTAAAGCGACTGGGGGCCGTGGGGCTCCTCAGTCTGGTTGTACTGCTGCTAACCAGGGGCAGCCAGTCCACTCCTGGCGACTGA